The Collimonas fungivorans Ter331 genome has a segment encoding these proteins:
- the cphA gene encoding cyanophycin synthetase, giving the protein MDVSRIRVLRGPNLWSRHTAIEAIVSCPDVERAIAGIAGFEARLRERFPKIGFLEAGSKNEVVSMAHALEMAALGLQSESGCPVTFSRTVPTLEGGVYQVIVEYTEEEVGRLAFQLAQQLCQAALDDQPFDLAGALASLQELDEDVRLGPSTGSIVQAAVMRGIPFRRLTSGSMVQFGWGSRQRRIQAAETNHTSAIAESIAQDKDLTKKLLNAAGVPVPMGRVVSSAEEAWAATQEIAGPVVLKPRDGNQGKGVAVNITAREQVMAAFEVAAKICSEVIVERYLPGHDFRLLVVGNQLIAAARRDPPQVIGDGVRTISQLVDQVNRDPLRGDGHATSLTKIRFDAIALATLAKQNYAADSIPQQGVRVVLRNNANLSTGGTATDVTEDVHPELAARAVAAAQMVGLDICGVDVVCNNVHQPLEEQEGGVVEVNAAPGLRMHISPSYGKGRAVGAAIMSTMFASGDNGRIPLVAVAGTNGKTTTVRLIAHLLGRKGLRVGMTNSDGVYIEQQRIDTGDCSGPRSARNVLMHPDVDAAVFETARGGILREGLGFDRCDVAVVTNIGMGDHLGLSYISTVEDLSVVKRVIVENVAPGGHAILNAADPMVASMAKSCTGSVTFFAHDFHHPLMTTHRAQGHRVVYQDGNAIVAAKGKQEHRILLQDIPLTRNGAIGFQIENAMASIAAAWALDLDWDVIRAGLSTFINDAATAPGRFNVFDYRGATLIADYGHNPDAIQALVKAIDSMPAKRRSVVISGAGDRRDIDIRHQTEILGDAFDQVILYQDQCQRGRADGEVLGLLREGLQNARRTTSTEEINGEFVAIDTALSHLAPGDLCLILVDQVEEALAHIAKRIAEV; this is encoded by the coding sequence ATGGACGTATCACGTATCCGAGTACTTCGCGGCCCCAATCTGTGGAGCCGACATACCGCTATCGAAGCCATTGTGTCTTGTCCCGATGTCGAGCGCGCCATTGCCGGCATCGCCGGTTTCGAAGCCAGGCTGCGTGAACGCTTTCCAAAGATCGGTTTTTTAGAGGCCGGCAGCAAGAACGAAGTAGTGTCGATGGCGCATGCGCTGGAAATGGCAGCGCTCGGGCTGCAGTCGGAATCCGGGTGCCCGGTCACCTTCAGCCGCACGGTGCCGACGCTGGAAGGCGGCGTCTACCAGGTCATCGTCGAATATACCGAAGAAGAAGTCGGCCGGCTGGCGTTCCAGCTGGCGCAGCAACTGTGCCAGGCAGCGCTGGACGACCAGCCGTTCGACCTGGCCGGCGCACTGGCCAGCTTGCAGGAACTGGATGAAGACGTCCGCCTCGGGCCTAGCACCGGTTCCATCGTGCAGGCAGCAGTCATGCGCGGGATTCCATTCCGGCGCCTGACCAGCGGCAGCATGGTGCAGTTCGGCTGGGGCAGCCGCCAGCGCCGCATCCAGGCCGCAGAAACCAACCATACCAGCGCCATCGCGGAATCGATCGCGCAGGACAAGGACCTGACCAAGAAACTGCTGAACGCCGCCGGCGTCCCGGTGCCTATGGGTCGAGTGGTGTCCAGCGCGGAAGAAGCCTGGGCCGCGACCCAGGAAATCGCCGGCCCGGTGGTGCTCAAGCCGCGCGACGGCAACCAGGGCAAAGGCGTGGCGGTCAACATCACCGCCCGCGAACAAGTCATGGCTGCGTTCGAAGTGGCGGCCAAGATCTGCTCGGAAGTGATCGTCGAACGTTACCTGCCGGGACACGACTTCCGCCTGCTGGTGGTCGGCAACCAGCTGATCGCCGCCGCCCGCCGCGATCCGCCGCAAGTGATCGGCGACGGCGTGCGCACCATCAGCCAGCTGGTAGACCAGGTCAACCGCGACCCGCTGCGCGGCGACGGCCATGCCACTTCGCTGACCAAGATCCGCTTTGACGCGATCGCCCTGGCCACCCTGGCGAAACAGAATTACGCTGCGGATTCGATTCCGCAGCAAGGCGTGCGTGTAGTCTTGCGCAACAACGCCAACCTGAGCACCGGCGGCACCGCGACCGACGTCACCGAAGATGTCCATCCGGAACTGGCGGCACGCGCCGTGGCTGCGGCGCAAATGGTGGGACTCGATATCTGCGGCGTCGACGTGGTCTGCAACAACGTCCACCAGCCGCTGGAAGAACAGGAAGGCGGCGTGGTCGAAGTCAACGCCGCGCCTGGCTTGCGCATGCATATCAGCCCTTCCTACGGCAAAGGCCGAGCGGTCGGCGCTGCCATCATGTCGACCATGTTCGCCAGCGGCGACAACGGCCGCATTCCGTTGGTAGCGGTAGCCGGCACCAACGGCAAGACCACTACCGTGCGCCTGATCGCCCACCTGCTGGGGCGCAAGGGGCTGCGCGTCGGCATGACCAATTCCGACGGCGTCTACATCGAGCAGCAGCGCATCGATACCGGCGACTGCAGCGGTCCGCGCAGCGCCCGCAATGTCCTGATGCATCCCGACGTCGACGCCGCCGTGTTCGAAACCGCGCGCGGCGGCATCTTGCGCGAGGGCCTCGGCTTCGATCGCTGCGATGTCGCCGTGGTCACCAACATCGGCATGGGCGACCACCTCGGCCTGAGCTATATCAGCACGGTGGAAGACCTGAGCGTGGTGAAACGCGTGATCGTCGAAAACGTCGCGCCTGGCGGCCATGCCATCCTCAATGCGGCCGACCCCATGGTCGCCAGCATGGCCAAATCTTGCACCGGCTCGGTCACTTTTTTCGCCCACGATTTCCATCACCCGCTGATGACCACCCATCGTGCGCAAGGCCACCGCGTGGTGTACCAGGACGGCAACGCCATCGTCGCCGCCAAGGGCAAGCAGGAACACCGGATTTTGCTGCAAGACATCCCGCTGACGCGCAACGGCGCCATCGGCTTCCAGATCGAAAACGCCATGGCGTCGATTGCCGCCGCCTGGGCCCTGGACCTGGATTGGGACGTGATCCGCGCCGGCCTCAGCACCTTCATCAACGATGCCGCTACCGCACCAGGCCGCTTCAATGTATTCGACTACCGCGGCGCGACCCTGATCGCCGACTACGGCCATAACCCGGATGCGATCCAGGCGCTGGTGAAAGCCATCGACAGCATGCCGGCCAAACGCCGTTCGGTGGTCATCAGCGGCGCCGGCGACCGGCGCGATATCGATATCCGCCACCAGACAGAAATCCTGGGCGACGCCTTCGACCAGGTGATCCTGTACCAAGACCAATGCCAGCGCGGCCGCGCCGACGGCGAGGTGCTCGGCCTGTTGCGCGAAGGTTTGCAAAACGCCCGCCGCACCACGTCAACCGAAGAAATCAACGGCGAATTCGTCGCCATCGATACCGCATTGTCGCACCTGGCGCCGGGAGATCTTTGCCTGATCTTGGTCGACCAGGTGGAAGAAGCGCTGGCGCATATCGCCAAGCGTATCGCGGAAGTTTAA